The following nucleotide sequence is from Micromonospora sp. WMMD1120.
TGCCTGTCGCAGCGGGCCGAACACATCTGGGAGGGCGTCTCCTCGGCGACCACCCGCAGTCGCCCGATCATCAACACCCGCGACGAGCCGCACGCCGACGCCGAGCGCTACCGGCGGCTGCACGTGATCGTCGGCGACTCCAACATGAACGAGGTCACCACGCTGCTCAAGGTCGGCACCGCCGACATCGTGCTGCGGATGATCGAGGCCGGGGTGGTGATGCGCGACCTGTCCCTGGAGAACCCGATCCGGGCCATCCGGGAGGTGTCGCACGACATCACCGGCCGGCGCAAGGTGCGGTTGGCCTCCGGCAAGGAGGTCAGCGCGCTCGACATCCAGCAGGAATACCTGGCCAAGGCCACCGAGTTCGTCGAGCGGCGCGGCGGCGACCAGGCGGCCAAGCGGGTCGTCGAGCTGTGGGGCCGGGTGCTGCACGCCGTCGAGACCGGCGACCTGGAGCCGGTCGCCCGGGAGATCGACTGGGTCAGCAAGCTGCGGCTCATCGAGCGCTACCAGCGCAAGCACGACCTGCCGCTGTCGCATCCCCGGGTGGCGCAGATGGACCTGGCGTACCACGACGTGCGGCGGGGCCGGGGTCTCTACGGGTTGCTGGAGCGTCGGGGCGACGTCGACCGGGTCGCGACCGACCCGGAGATCTTCGAGGCCAAGGAGACCCCGCCGCAGACCACCCGGGCGCGGCTGCGCGGCGAGTTCATCCGGCACGCCCAGGAGAAGCGGCGCGACTTCACCGTCGACTGGGTGCACCTGAAGCTCAACGACCAGGCGCAGCGCACAGTGCTCTGCAAGGACCCGTTCCGGGCGTACGACGAGCGGGTGGAACGGCTGATCGCCAGCATGTGACCGGGTGGGTCGACCCCGGCGGCGGTCCCCGCCGTCGGGGTCGAACGGCCCGGTAGGCTGGGCGCGCCATGACGACATCTGGACCATCCGACCCGACCGACCGCGGCACCGAGCGGCAGAACTGGGTCGAACGCCGGCGCGAGAAGATCCGCGCCGAGATCGAGCGCAACCGGCGCGGCGACTACACCGTGCCGACCTGGGTGCTGGCCCTGGCCCTGGCCCTCATCGTAGGCGGCTGGCTAGCCCTGATCTTCCTCTCCTGACCCCCCACCCCCGCCCGTGCCGCCCCACCCCGCCCAGGCCGAGTTGATCATGAAGTTAGCGCCACGACACGCCGGGCGGACGGGTCATAACTTCATGATCAACGGGGGAGGTGGGGGAGGTGGGGGAGGTGGGGTCGGTGGGGGGACCGGGGGTGGGGGGTGTTGCGGCGTGGCGGCCGGCTGCGGCTGCTGCCAGGAAGTAGGCGTGGTCGGCGTCCAGGCCGCGGCCCATGGTGGACAGTGGCACGGCGCTGGCGCGCAGGGCGGCGTCCAAGCCGTCGGTGGGGACCCGGACGATCCGGTGCCGCGCCGCCAGCGGGGCCAGGGCCGCGTCGACCTCGGCCGCCAGGTCCGCCGCCAGGCCGTCGGGCACCACCAGCTCCGCCGGGGCGAGCGCCACCCGGCCGTACGCGGTGAGGCTGTGGTGCGACACGCCCCGGTGCCGGGGGCGCGGGTCGGCGTTGGAGATGCGCAGCGAGCCGACCGGCCGCCCACCCAGCGTGGCGACGGCGTTGACCGCCTCCCCGACGGCGACGCCGGAGAAACCCCAGCGGGTGCCGGTGCCCAGGTTGCCGGGTCCCTGGGCCACGACGGCGATGTCGGCCTCCAGCACGTGGCGCGCGGCGAGCAGGCCGCCGTGCACAGTGGTGGCCTCCAGGTCACCGCCGAAGGACTGCCCGACGGTGATCGTCCCGACCAGATCGTCGCGCAGCCCGGCGAGGGTCCGGGAGAACCAGGCCGGCAGCGCCCCGCCGTCGGTGAACAGGTACGCCACCCGCGCCCGGGGAGCGTCGGCCCGGATGCCGGCCAGGATCGCCGGCAGCGCCGAGTGCAGGTCGGCGGTGACCACCGGCAGGCCGTTCAGGTCGTCCGCCTCGGCCAGCACGTCGCGGTGCGGGGAGGCCTCCTCGTCGACACCCAGCAGGATCGGCTGCAACGGGGTGTAGCGGGCCTTCACCAGGTGCCCGGCGTCGCGGGTGTCGCCGGCGTCCGGCGGGTCCGGCGGCAGCCGGTCCGGCACCGCCACCACGAGGGCGTACCCGCCGGTGCCCAACCCCATCAGCAGCGCGCCGGCGTTGAGCAGCACCCGGTCGCCGGGCTCGGGAGTGCCGACCAGCTCCGGGTACGCCAGGGCCCGCATCCGCGTGCCGTCGGGCAGGTCGACGTCCAACTCGACCGCCCCGGTCCACTGCCGTCGCAGCCTCGCCACCGTCCCCGTACGCCATCGCACCATGACGGGCACGCTAGCCGCGCGGGCCCGACGGCCCGCGCCCGGGTGCTGCCCGGCGGGGGTCAGGCCGGGTCGGGGCCGGCCTGGGTGTGCCGGGCGTCGCCGGTGACACCGGGCAACGAGCGGGTGGGGTCGAGGAAGACGAAGCGGATCTCCGGGTAGCGGCCGGTGAGCCGTCGTTCGGCCTCGTCGGCGGTGGCCTCGATCTGCGCGCCGGTGGCCTCGTCACGGAAGTCCACCTTCGCGGCGACCAGGATGTCGTCCGGGCCGAGTTGCATGGTCAGCAGGGTGTCGATGCGTTCCACCTCGGGAAGCTCGGCCAGCTCTGCCTCGATCTCGCGCCGCAGCCGTTCCGGAACGGCCCGGCCGACCAGCAGCGACAGGTTGTTGCCGGCGAGGATCCCGGCGACGGTCAGCAGCAGCAGGCCGATCAGGATCGACGCGACACCGTCCCACAGCTCGTCGCCGGTCGCGTGGGACAGGCCGACGCCCAGCCCGGCCAGGACCAGGCCGATCAGGGCCGCGCTGTCCTCCAGGAAGACCGCCTTGACGGTGGTGTCGGCGGTCAGCCGCAGGAACCGTCGCGGCGTGGTCTGCCAGCGCCGCGACTCGCGGCGGACCTGGCGCACGGCGCGGGCCAGCGAGATCGACTCGATGACGAACGACACCGCGAGCACGATGTACGAGATCAGGTAGTCGCCGCTGTGCTCGTGCACCAGGATCGTGGTGACGCCGTGGGTGACGGCGAACCCGGCGCCGGCGACGAAGGTGAACATCGCCGCGAAGAACGCCCAGACGTAGCTCTCCTTGCCGTACCCGAAGGGGTGCCGTTGGTCGGCGGGCCGGGCGCCCCGGCGCAGGGCCTGGAAGAGCAGCACCTCGGTGGTGGTGTCGGCGACCGAGTGGGCCGCCTCGGAGAGCATCGCGGCCGACCCGGAGATCAGCCCGGCGATCAGCTTGGCCACCGCGATGGCGAGATTGGCGGCGCCGGCGACGACGACGGTCCCGACGCTCTCGCTCTCGGGTTTGGCCTGCGCTTGGGGCATGGGGCCCACCCTATGACCGCCGACGGCGACGCGCCGGACGAGACCCGATCCGAACAAGTGTGCGGCACGCCCCGCGTGGGTGCACGGCATCGGCGCGTCGGCTGCTAGCGTCTACCGCGTGTCGCGGACCCGCACCGAACGCCTGGTCAACCTGGTGATCTGCCTGCTGTCCACGCGACGGTTCCTGACCGCCGCGCAGATCGCCGCGACCGTGCCCGGGTACGAGCACGACCCGGACGACGCGCGTGACCACGAGGCGTTCCAACGCAAGTTCGAGCGGGACAAGGCCGAGCTGCGCGAGCTGGGTGTGCCCCTGGAGACCGGCACGGCCAGCGCCTTCGACGCGGAGCCGGGCTACCGGATCGCGCACCGCGAGTACGCGCTGCCCGACATCCTCCTGGAGCCGGACGAGGCCGCCGCCGTGGGCATCGCCGCCCGGCTGTGGCAGCACGCCGGCCTGGCCGCCGCCGCGTCGTCCGGGCTGGCCAAACTCCGCGCCGCCGGGGTCGACGTGGACCCGCAGGCCACCCTCGGCCTGGAGCCGATGGTCACCGTCGACCCGGCCTTCGCGCCGCTGACAGCCGCCGCCCGCGACCGCCGCGAGGTGGGGTTCGACTACCGGGTGCCCGACCGCGACGCGCCCAGCCGGCGGCGGCTGCAACCATGGGGCGTGGTCTGCTGGCGCGGCCGGTGGTATGTGGTCGGCCACGACCAGGACCGGCAGGCCACCCGCTGTTTCCGGCTGTCCCGGGTCGTCGGCCCGGTCCGGGTGACCGGCGCCCCGGGGGCGTACGAGCCGCCGGCCGACGTGGACCTGATCAGCCACGTCGCCCGCTGGTCCGGCCCGGTGGAGCGCACCGGCCGGGCCACCGTCCTGGCCGCGCCGGGGCGCGCCGCCGGGCTGCGCCGCTGGGCGGTCGAGGTGACCACCGGGCCGGACGGCGACCGGCTGGTCCTGCCGTACGCGGACCCGGACGGGCTGGCCGGCCACCTGGTGGGCTACGGCCCGGACGTGCGGGTGCTCGACCCGCCCGAGGTGCGCGAGGCGGTCATCCAACGACTCAAGGAGATCGCCGTCCGACACGACGAGCTGGCCGTCACCGGGGGTGCCCGGTGACCCGCCCGGCCGCCCGCGGCGGCTCCCGCGCGTCCGCCGACCGGCTGGCCCGACTGCTCAACCTGGTGCCCTACCTGCTGGCCCGTCCCGGCATCGAGATCGCCGAGGCGGCCGGCGACCTCGGCGTCACCGAGCGCCAGCTCCGCGAGGACCTGGAGCTGCTCTGGGTGTGTGGTCTGCCCGGGTACGGGCCCGGCGACCTGATCGACATGGCGTTCGACGGTGACCGGGTGACCATCACCTACGACGCCGGCATCGACAGGCCGCTGCGGCTCACCCCGGACGAGGCCCTCGCGCTGGTGGTGGCGCTGCGGATGCTCGCCGAGACGCCCGGGGTCGCCAACCGGGACGCCGTCGAACGGGCCCTCGCCAAGATCGAGGACGCGGGTGACCTGGTGGGCGCGCCGGTGGCGGTCCGACTGCCCGGGGACACCCCGCGGGTCGAGGCGCTGCGCGCCGCCGTGGAGGGCGGCAGGGCGCTGCGGATCACCTACTACACGGCCGCGCGCGACGAGACCACCGAACGCGTCATCGACCCGCTGCGGATGCTGATGGTCGGCGGCCGGGCGTACGTGGAGGCGTGGTGCCGCCGCGCGGAGGCGGTCCGGCTGTTCAGGGCCGACCGCATCGACGCGGTCACCGAGCTGGACGAGCCGGCAGCGGTGCCGCCGCAGGCCGTCCCACATGACCTCACCGAGGGTGTGTTCCGCCCCTCCGCCGACCTGCCGCTGATCACGCTGCGCATCGGTCGGGGCGAGCGGTGGATCACCGAATATTATCCGTGTGAGCGGGTGGAGGCCGGCGACGGCGACCAGTGGCTCGTCTCCCTGCGGGTGACCGACCTGGGGTGGGCCCGCCGGTTCGTGCTCGGCCTCGGCGCCGACGTCACGGTGGTCGCCCCGGTCGAGTTGGCCGAGCAGGTGCGGGCCAGCGCCACCGCCGCCCTGGACGCGTACGCGGTGCCCGCGCCGACGACCACGCCCCGGCGACCCGAGGACGCGCCGTCGGGTGACCGGGCGGTCGCGGGGTCGCACCCAGTAGGCTGACCGCCGTGCTGATCTGGATCGTGCTCGCGGTGGTGCTGCTCCCGCTCGTGGCGCTCGCGCTGGCCGTGCGCCCGGTGCTGGCCCGACTGCCCCAACTGGGTAGGGCCGCCGTGCGGTTGCAACGGCGGGCCACCGAGGCTGAGGAGCTGCGGGAGGCCGCCGAGGCGTTGCAGCAGCGCGCCGAGGGGCTCCAGCGGCGACTCGACACCACCCAGCGCCGGCTCGCGGTGATCAAGGCCAAGCGCGGCTGAACGCGCCCGAACCCGGCGGTGGTTGACGGATCATCGCGGGTTGGTCAAGACTTCACCCTCCGGGCCAGACCACCACCACCCAACGGATGGCGGGCGGCCGATCCGCACGTACGATGGGCTGCGTACCACCCCTCGGACACAGAGCGACTGGAGCTTCTCATGGGTGCCCTCAAGCCGTGGCACATCGCTGTACTCGTGGTTGTGCTGATCCTGCTGTTCGGTGCGAAGCGGCTCCCCGACGCGGCCCGTTCGCTGGGTCGCTCGCTGCGGATCATCAAGGCGGAGACCAAGAGCCTGCAGGACGACGACCGCGACCTCGCCGAGAAGGCCGACGCGCAGGCCGGCTACCAGCCGCTGCCGCCACACGCCGGCCAGCAGGCGCCGTACGCCGGGCAGCCGCAGCAGGCCCCGTACCAGCAGGCGCCGCCGCAGCAGCCGGTCGTCGACCCGGTGCACCGCGTCCGCGACAACTGACCGAAGGGCCCCACCACAGTGGCCTTCGCCCTGCGCAAGCGCGGCCCGAGCACCTTCGAACGGGCCGCCGACGGCTCGATGACCCTCATCGAGCACGTCCGCGAGCTGCGCAACCGTCTGTTCCGCGCGTCGCTCGGCATCGTGGTCGGCTTCGGCCTCGGCATCTGGCTGGCCGGGCCGGTGCTGCACCTGCTCCAGCAGCCCTACTGTGATCTGCCCAAGGCCCGGTTGGCCAACGGCGAGTGCAACTTCGTTCAGCTCGGCCCGGCCGACCTGTTCCTGCTGCAACTGAAGGTCGCGCTCTGGGTCGGATTGATCGCGGCCGCGCCAATCTGGCTCTACCAGCTCTGGGCGTTCATCGCGCCCGGTCTGCACCGGCACGAGCGGCGCTACGCCTACGTCTTCACCGGTCTGGCCGCGCCACTGTTCGCGGCCGGTGCCGTGCTGGCATACTTCGTCACCTCGAAGGGCCTGGAGTTCCTGCTCAACGTCTCCGGTGGCGGGGACATCACCACCACGCTGGACATCACCCGGTACATCTCGTTCATCACCAACCTGATCCTGCTGTTCGGGGTGGCGTTCGAGTTCCCGCTGCTGGTGTTGATGCTCAACTTCGTGGGCATCGCCAGCGCGAAGCGGTTGCTCAGCTGGTGGCGGGTGGCGATCTTCGTGTTCTTCGCCTTCTCGGCGGTGGTCACCCCCACCCCGGACCCGTTCGGGATGACCGCGCTGGCGTTGTGCCTCTCCGCGCTCTACTTCGCCGCCGTCGGGGTCGCGTTCATCAACGACAAGCGGCGGGGTCGCGGCAAGGAGGTGTACGCCGGCATCAGCGACGACGAGGTGTCGCCGTTGGAGTTCGACAACGACCCGGTCGTGGCCGGGCAGCGGGTCGACGCGAGCGCACCGATCGGGGTACCGGAGCCGGTCGCTCCGCCCGCGCCGATCGAGCGGCGCTACGACGACATGACCTGAGCCGCGTACCACCTGTTCGACGACGCCGTCCCCGGTCTTGCGGGGGCGGCGTCGTCGTTGTCGACGGCCTCACCCGCAGCGCCGACAGCGGGACCGTCGGTGAGCTTGGCCGGTGATCTCCCTACCGCTACCGTGCTGCCCGTGACCGCTGACGACCACCGGCCCGGCCCGGTCGCCGTGCTCGCCAACCCGACCGCCGCGCGGGGACGGCACCGTACGCTGCTGCCCCGGCTGCTGGACGGGTTGTCCGCCGCCGGCCGGCCGGTACGGGTGCTGCCGGCGTCCAATCCCGCCGAGGCGGAGGCGGCCTGCCGGGCCGCTGTCGCCGACGGCGCGGGCGCGCTGGTGGCCGTCGGCGGGGACGGCACCGTACACCGGGCGCTGCAGGCGGTCGCCGGCACCGACGTGCCGTTCGGCCCGGTTCCGGCCGGCACCGGCAACGACTTCGCCCTCGACACCGGCTTTCCGGCCGACCCGCTCGCCGCGGTGGACGTGATCGCGTCGGCACTGCGTGACGGTCGCCGCCACACCGTCGACCTGGCCCGGATGAGCGGGGTGGACGGCGCCGAACGCTGGTACGGGGCGGTCCTCGCGGCCGGCTTCGACGCGATCGTCAACGAGCGGGCCAACCGGATGCGCTGGCCGCGCGGTCAGCGCCGCTACGACCTGGCCATCCTGGTCGAGTTGGCCCGGCTGCGGCCGCGCCGCTACACCCTGCGCCTGGACGGGGTGCCGCAGGAGCTGGACGCGGTGCTGGTGGCGGTGGGCAACTGCCCCACGTACGGCGGGGGGATGCGGATCTGCCCGGACGCCGACCCGACCGACGGCCTGCTCGACGTGGTGGTGGCGGGTCGGGTCGACCGGCGGACGCTGGTCCGGGTGAAGCCCCGCATCTACCAGGGCACCCACGTCGAGCATCCGCTGGTGCGCAGCTTCCGCGCCCGGACCGTGGAGCTGGCCGCCGACGGCATCACCACCTACGCCGACGGGGAACGGTCCCTTGACCTGCCGGTGACGATCAGCGCCGTTCCGGACGCCGTGCGGCTGCTGCGTTGACCCGCACCGCCCCGATGCTGGCCGCGATGACCAGCACGATGGCGACGCACTCCACCACTGTCAGCTCCTGCCGCAGCACCAGCCAACCGGCGAGCGTGGCGACCGCCGGACCGAGGCTCATCAACACCGCGAAGGTGGCGGTGGGCATCCGGCGCAGCGCCAGCAGCTCCAACGTGTAGGGCAGTCCGGAGGCGAGCACGGCGAGGGCCGCCCCGAGCGCGAGCACCTGTGGGTCGAGCAGCGCCGCGCCAGCGTCGAGCACGCCCAGCGGCAGGGTGACCAGCGCGGCCACGGTCAGGGCGAGGGCCAGCCCGTCCGCGCCCGGGAAGCGGCTGCCGACCCGGGCGCTCAGCACGATGTACGCCGCCCACATCGACCCGGCGCCGAACGCGAAGAGCACCCCGACCAGGTTGAGCCGGTCGAAGCCACCCTGCCCGAGCAGGGCCACCCCGGCCAGCGCCAGCCCCGCCCAGCCCCAACTGGCCGGTCGTCGGGCGCTGAAGACCGACAGCGCGAGCGGCCCGAGCACCTCCAGGGTCACCGCCGGGCCCAGCGGGATGCGCTCGATGGCCTGGTAGAACAGCGAGTTCATGCCGGCCAGGGCCAACCCGAACCCGCCCGCCGCGAGCCAGGCCGACCGGTCGTGCCCGCGCAGTCGGGGCCGGCACACGACGAGCAGCAGCACCGCCGAGATGGTCAGGCGCAGGGTGACAGCGCCCGCCACACCGGTACGGGGAAAGATCAACGCGGCCACGGCGGAGCCGAACTGCACCGACAGGGCGCCGCCGAGCACCAGCCCCACGGCGACGACGCCACCACGCCGCTGCACCGGTGTCTCAGCTGGTCGTGGCGCGGGCAGCACAGTTTCCGTCACGCGCAGGACGGTAGGCGCTCCGCCTCGGCCGGGCCGCGCCGGTACCCACCCCGTGACCCCGCGCACGCCCGTCCGCGACCGCCGTCACCCGGCCGCCCCACGGTTCCGCCTTGCTGAGCCCGGCGACGTCACCGCCAAGATCCTGTTCGATCGTTGTTCTAGTGGTCATGGATCACGCAGAAGGCCACCACAACCAGGATCTTGTGCGATCTTGGCGGTGGCGCGGCTCGGGGTACGCCGACTGGCCGCGCCGCCGGCCTGCGGCCAGGCGGCGCCTTGCCGCCCGTGCGCGCCCGTCGCCCGCTGCCGGCCTGTCGCCCGCTGTCGGTGGGGTCAGGCGGGCAGGGCGAGGTCGAGCACCGCGCCGAGCCCGTTCTCCCGGCCCGGCTCGGCCGCCGGGAGCACAAGCACCGCGCAGCCGGCGGCCACCGCGCCCGCGTCGGCCGGTGTGTCGCCGACCATCAGCGTCTGTTCCGGGTCGACGCCGAGCATCCCGCAGGCCCGCCAGAAGATCGCCGGGTCGGGCTTGCAGCGCCCCACCTCGTAGGAGAGCACGAAGGCGTCGACCAGGTCGGTGAAGCCCCAGGTGTCGAAGTGCGGACGGAGGTCGAAGCCGATGTTGCTGACCACCGCCACCGGCACCCCGGCGTCGCGTAACGCGCGCAACGTGGCGGCGCTGTCCGCGTACGGCAGCCAGCCGTCCGCGGTCAGCAGCCGCTCGTAGAGCGCGTCGGCGAAGCCCTCGATGCCCGCGTCCACGGTCTCGGCCAGCCCGGTGTACGCGCCCCGGTGGGCGTGTTGGTAGAGGTCCCGGTCGGCCCACAGCTCGGCCAGCCGGGGTGGCACCCGGGCCGGCAGCGGTCCACCGGCCCGCCCGGCGGTCAGCAGCCGGTCGGCGAGCGCTGTGGCACGGACCTGGTCCAGGGTGACGCCGCAGGCGGCGGCGGCCTCGCGTACCCACTGCCGGGGCTCCTCCACCTGGGCCAGCGTGCCGTGGAAGTCGAAGAGCACCGCCTTGACCGGGCGTCGGGACGCCCGGCGGTCGGTGTTGCCCGGCGGGGTGGTCGTGGGCGGTTCGGTATGGTCCGGCACGCCGTGCACCCTACCGACCGCCGGTGACGGTCCCTCCGGTCGGCCTTGTGGGGTGACCCGTCCCCGCACGCACTAATCTTGGTGCCATGTCGAGCCCCGCCGAGCGGTACGCAGCGGCGCGCCGCCGGGCCGCACAGGCCTCCGAGTTTCCGGCGCTGCACGAGTTCGCCCTCGATCTGGGGTTCGACCTCGACGATTTCCAGCGGGAGGCGTGCCAGTCGCTGGAGCGGGGCAGCGGCGTGCTGGTCTGCGCCCCCACCGGCGCCGGTAAGACGGTGGTCGGGGAGTTCGCCGTACACCTGGCGTTGCGCGGACGGCCCGACGACCCGGCGCCCGCCGTCGACGCGGCGACCCCGGCGGCCCGGCGCAAGTGCTTCTACACCACGCCGATCAAGGCGCTGTCGAACCAGAAGTACCACGACCTGGTGGCCCGCTACGGCGCCGACCAGGTCGGCCTGCTCACCGGTGACAACGCGATCAACGGCGACGCGCCGGTGGTGGTGATGACCACCGAGGTGCTGCGCAACATGCTCTACGCGGGTTCCAGCACGTTGCAGGGCCTGGCGTACGTGGTGATGGACGAGGTGCACTACCTGGCCGACCGGTTCCGTGGCGGGGTGTGGGAAGAGGTGATCATCCACCTGCCCGCCTCGGTCACGCTCGTCTCGTTGTCCGCGACCGTCTCCAACGCCGAGGAGTTCGCCGACTGGCTGGTCACCGTCCGCGGGGAGACCGCCGTGGTGGTCAGCGAGCACCGTCCGGTGCCGCTGTGGCAGCACATGCTCGTCGGCAGGCGGATGTTCGACCTGTTCCACGACGCCGACGCGGCCCGCAAGCACGACGTGCACCCGGAGTTGCTGCGCTACACCCGGGAGACCGTACGGCGGCTGGAGCTGGGCGAGGGTCGCAGCGCGGGGCCGGGGGCCGGCCGGCGTGGCCCGCGTTGGCGTGGCCCGCTGCGCCCGGACATCGTCGAGCGGCTGGACCGGGAGGGGCTGCTGCCGGCGATCCTGTTCATCTTCAGCCGGGCCGGCTGCGCCGCCGCCGTGCAGCAGTGCCTCGCGGCCGGGCTGCGGCTCACCTCACCGGACGAGCGGGCGGAGATCCGGCGGGTGGTCGAGTCCAAGGTGACCGCCATTCCGGGCGAGGACCTGTCGGTCCTGGGCTACTGGGAGTGGCTGGATGGTCTGGAGCGGGGCCTGGCCGCGCACCACGCCGGCATGCTGCCGGTGTTCAAGGAGGTCGTCGAGGAGCTGTTCGTCAGAGGGCTCGTCAAGGCGGTCTTCGCCACCGAGACCCTGGCGCTGGGCATCAACATGCCGGCCCGCTGCGTGGTGCTGGAACGCCTGGTGAAGTACAACGGCGAGGCGCACGTCGACCTGACGCCGGGGGAGTACACGCAGCTTACCGGGCGCGCCGGCCGCCGGGGCATCGACGTGGAGGGGCACGCCGTCGTGGTGTGGTCCCCGGAGACCGACCCCCGGCAGGTGGCCGGGCTCGCGTCGACCCGCACCTACCCGCTGCGCTCCAGCTTCCGGCCGTCGTACAAC
It contains:
- a CDS encoding YafY family protein; protein product: MTRPAARGGSRASADRLARLLNLVPYLLARPGIEIAEAAGDLGVTERQLREDLELLWVCGLPGYGPGDLIDMAFDGDRVTITYDAGIDRPLRLTPDEALALVVALRMLAETPGVANRDAVERALAKIEDAGDLVGAPVAVRLPGDTPRVEALRAAVEGGRALRITYYTAARDETTERVIDPLRMLMVGGRAYVEAWCRRAEAVRLFRADRIDAVTELDEPAAVPPQAVPHDLTEGVFRPSADLPLITLRIGRGERWITEYYPCERVEAGDGDQWLVSLRVTDLGWARRFVLGLGADVTVVAPVELAEQVRASATAALDAYAVPAPTTTPRRPEDAPSGDRAVAGSHPVG
- a CDS encoding HAD-IA family hydrolase is translated as MPDHTEPPTTTPPGNTDRRASRRPVKAVLFDFHGTLAQVEEPRQWVREAAAACGVTLDQVRATALADRLLTAGRAGGPLPARVPPRLAELWADRDLYQHAHRGAYTGLAETVDAGIEGFADALYERLLTADGWLPYADSAATLRALRDAGVPVAVVSNIGFDLRPHFDTWGFTDLVDAFVLSYEVGRCKPDPAIFWRACGMLGVDPEQTLMVGDTPADAGAVAAGCAVLVLPAAEPGRENGLGAVLDLALPA
- the pafA gene encoding Pup--protein ligase, which translates into the protein MERRIFGLETEYGVTCTYRGQRRLSPDEVARYLFRRVVSWGRSSNVFLRNGARLYLDVGSHPEYATPECDSVTDLVAHDRAGERILEGLLVDAEKRLHDEGIAGEIYLFKNNTDSAGNSYGCHENYLVSRHGEFGRLADVLIPFLVTRQLICGAGKVLQTPRGAVYCLSQRAEHIWEGVSSATTRSRPIINTRDEPHADAERYRRLHVIVGDSNMNEVTTLLKVGTADIVLRMIEAGVVMRDLSLENPIRAIREVSHDITGRRKVRLASGKEVSALDIQQEYLAKATEFVERRGGDQAAKRVVELWGRVLHAVETGDLEPVAREIDWVSKLRLIERYQRKHDLPLSHPRVAQMDLAYHDVRRGRGLYGLLERRGDVDRVATDPEIFEAKETPPQTTRARLRGEFIRHAQEKRRDFTVDWVHLKLNDQAQRTVLCKDPFRAYDERVERLIASM
- the tatC gene encoding twin-arginine translocase subunit TatC; the protein is MAFALRKRGPSTFERAADGSMTLIEHVRELRNRLFRASLGIVVGFGLGIWLAGPVLHLLQQPYCDLPKARLANGECNFVQLGPADLFLLQLKVALWVGLIAAAPIWLYQLWAFIAPGLHRHERRYAYVFTGLAAPLFAAGAVLAYFVTSKGLEFLLNVSGGGDITTTLDITRYISFITNLILLFGVAFEFPLLVLMLNFVGIASAKRLLSWWRVAIFVFFAFSAVVTPTPDPFGMTALALCLSALYFAAVGVAFINDKRRGRGKEVYAGISDDEVSPLEFDNDPVVAGQRVDASAPIGVPEPVAPPAPIERRYDDMT
- a CDS encoding diacylglycerol kinase, which translates into the protein MLPVTADDHRPGPVAVLANPTAARGRHRTLLPRLLDGLSAAGRPVRVLPASNPAEAEAACRAAVADGAGALVAVGGDGTVHRALQAVAGTDVPFGPVPAGTGNDFALDTGFPADPLAAVDVIASALRDGRRHTVDLARMSGVDGAERWYGAVLAAGFDAIVNERANRMRWPRGQRRYDLAILVELARLRPRRYTLRLDGVPQELDAVLVAVGNCPTYGGGMRICPDADPTDGLLDVVVAGRVDRRTLVRVKPRIYQGTHVEHPLVRSFRARTVELAADGITTYADGERSLDLPVTISAVPDAVRLLR
- a CDS encoding cation diffusion facilitator family transporter encodes the protein MPQAQAKPESESVGTVVVAGAANLAIAVAKLIAGLISGSAAMLSEAAHSVADTTTEVLLFQALRRGARPADQRHPFGYGKESYVWAFFAAMFTFVAGAGFAVTHGVTTILVHEHSGDYLISYIVLAVSFVIESISLARAVRQVRRESRRWQTTPRRFLRLTADTTVKAVFLEDSAALIGLVLAGLGVGLSHATGDELWDGVASILIGLLLLTVAGILAGNNLSLLVGRAVPERLRREIEAELAELPEVERIDTLLTMQLGPDDILVAAKVDFRDEATGAQIEATADEAERRLTGRYPEIRFVFLDPTRSLPGVTGDARHTQAGPDPA
- the tatA gene encoding Sec-independent protein translocase subunit TatA, producing the protein MGALKPWHIAVLVVVLILLFGAKRLPDAARSLGRSLRIIKAETKSLQDDDRDLAEKADAQAGYQPLPPHAGQQAPYAGQPQQAPYQQAPPQQPVVDPVHRVRDN
- a CDS encoding EamA family transporter, which codes for MTETVLPAPRPAETPVQRRGGVVAVGLVLGGALSVQFGSAVAALIFPRTGVAGAVTLRLTISAVLLLVVCRPRLRGHDRSAWLAAGGFGLALAGMNSLFYQAIERIPLGPAVTLEVLGPLALSVFSARRPASWGWAGLALAGVALLGQGGFDRLNLVGVLFAFGAGSMWAAYIVLSARVGSRFPGADGLALALTVAALVTLPLGVLDAGAALLDPQVLALGAALAVLASGLPYTLELLALRRMPTATFAVLMSLGPAVATLAGWLVLRQELTVVECVAIVLVIAASIGAVRVNAAAARRPERR
- a CDS encoding WYL domain-containing protein; its protein translation is MSRTRTERLVNLVICLLSTRRFLTAAQIAATVPGYEHDPDDARDHEAFQRKFERDKAELRELGVPLETGTASAFDAEPGYRIAHREYALPDILLEPDEAAAVGIAARLWQHAGLAAAASSGLAKLRAAGVDVDPQATLGLEPMVTVDPAFAPLTAAARDRREVGFDYRVPDRDAPSRRRLQPWGVVCWRGRWYVVGHDQDRQATRCFRLSRVVGPVRVTGAPGAYEPPADVDLISHVARWSGPVERTGRATVLAAPGRAAGLRRWAVEVTTGPDGDRLVLPYADPDGLAGHLVGYGPDVRVLDPPEVREAVIQRLKEIAVRHDELAVTGGAR